The genome window CGGAAGGAGCGGGAGAGGGAAGGTGACCAGCAAACCGACCGAGCAGGTAGCGCCGGAACGCGACGAGTTCGCCGGGAGCGAGGGTTCCAAAGAACAGGGCCTCACTCCCGGTTCCGTGTTGGACCATGGGCGTTATCGGCTGCTCGCAAAGGTCGGCACCGATCCCAGATGTGACGCGCAGCTCTGGCGCGCGAAGGACGGTGTCCTCGGCCGGGACGTCGCGCTGACGATCCTGGTCGGTGATCGTGCCGACTCCGAGGCCTCCGGCAACGCGCGCCGCACGCTGGAACGCGCGATGCACGCGAGCACGTTCAACCACGTCGGCGTCGCGCGGGTGCTCGACGTCGTCACGCAGTCGCCCGGTGATCCGCAGGGCGTGCTCGGCGTGGTGATCGCCGAGTGGACCCACGGCACCGACCTGCTCGACCTCGTCGCGGAAGGGCCGCTGCCGCCCGGGACCGCCGCCCGGCTGCTCCAGCCGCTGGCCGCGGCCGTCGAGGCGGCCCACCACGCCGGCCTGGTGCTCGGCGCCGACCACCCGCAGCGCATCCGGGTCACCCCGGACGGCGAGGTCCGGATGGCGTTCCCCGGTCCGCTGGCCAAGGCGACCTCCAGCGAGGACGTCCGCGGGCTGGGTGCCGCGCTCTACCTGCTGCTGACCGGCAGGTGGGCGCTGCCGGACGGACCGGAGGACGTGCCGAAGGCGCCGGTCGGGCCGGACGGCACGATCGTCGCGCCGCGCACCCTTCGCCCCACCGTGCCGCTGGAGCTGTCCACCGTCGCGGTCCGCGCGCTGGGCAGCCCGGACCAGACCGGCACCACGGGCGGCGTCCGCACCGGCGCGGCCGTGCTGCGGGTGCTCGAGCAGCACGCGTCGTTCGACGCGCCGACGACGTCCGTGCAGGCGCCGTCGACCAGCGGGGACACCCGCGACAACGAGGTCTGGAAGACCGAGGACCCCAAGCCCGACCAGGTCAAGCGCAAGAAGCTGTTGATCAGCGTCGGCGTGCTGGCGCTGGCGACGCTGCTGGTGGTCGGCTGGCTGGCCACCAACCTGATCAGCGTCTTCACCTCCGCCGACCACCCGAGTCAGCAGGGCACCATCATCAGCAACCCCGGCGGCCAGCCGGGGCAGCCGCCCGCACCGCCCGCCGCGCCGATCGCGATCACCGGCGGCACGCAGTACAACGCCAACGGCTCCCCGGACAACCCGAACAGCTTCCGCCTGATGTACGACGGCGACCCGGCCACCGACTGGCACACCTCGGGCTACAACCAGCAGCTCGGCCCGGGCGGGATCAGCAGCGCCACCGGCGGTGTGCTCACGCTCGAGCGCGCCGCGACGCCGCGCGAGGTCGTCATCGACTCGCCGAGCGGCGGCGCGCGGGTCGAGATCCACAAGGTCGAGGGCGCGCCGTCGCCGAGCGCGGACACCCTGATCGGTTCCGGCAAGCTGGAGGCGGGCCGGACGCCGATCCAGATCGAGATGACCGGCAAGACCGAGAAGATCCTGATCGTCTTCACCCAGCTCGTGCAGGGCGCCGACGGCAGGTTCTCGTCGCAGATCAACGAGGTCACCGTCACCGGCTGATATCACTGGCGCAACGGGGCAGCCGGTGGGAGCCGGCGATCAGTAGAGTGCTCAATCGTGTCTGTCCCCGTCAGATCGGACGCCGACCTCATCGCGGCGCACACCAGTGGAGATCCACATGCGTTCTCCGAGCTCTTCCGCCGGCACCGGGACCGGCTGTGGGCGGTGGCGTTGCGCACGATGCGCGACCACGAGGAAGCGGCGGATGCGCTGCAGGACGCGATGATCTCGGCCTTCCGAAACGCCTCTTCGTTCCGCGCCGAATCCCAGGTCACCACGTGGTTGCACCGGATCGTGGTGAACGCCTGCCTGGACCGCATCCGCAGGCGCCAGGCCAGGCCGACCGTGCCGCTGCCCGACACCGGGCCTGCCGAGCCCGCCGTCCCGCGCGACGCCATGGCCGAGCAGGACACCCGGATGGCAGTGCAGGACGCGCTCGCCGAGTTGCCCGAGGACCAGCGCGCGGCGATCGTGCTGGTCGACGTCGAGGGTTACTCGGTTTCCGAGACCTCGGCGATGCTCGGCGTCGCCGAAGGCACCATCAAGAGCCGTTGCGCACGTGGCCGCACGAAGTTGGCGAAACTTCTGGGGCACCTGCGGAACCCAAGTGCAGATGCGAACGTCCCAGATGGAGCCAAGGCCATGCGTCGACGGGAGGGACGATGAGTGGCGAAGACCGGCGCTCGGGGGCGCCGCAGGGCCCACCATGGTCCGTGGACTTGCTGGCTGATTTCCAGGCCGGGGTGCTCGACCAGGAGACCGCGGACCGGGTGCGGGTCCAGGTCGAGGAGGACCCCGAGGCCAGGGAGATCCTGGCCGCACTGGACGCCACCACCGCCGACCTCGGCGACCTGCCGCCGCTGTCGATCCCCGACGACGTGTCGGCGCGGATCGACGCGGCGCTCGAGGAGGAGGTCAGGGCCTGGTCGCAGCAGGCGCCCGCTTCCCAGCAGAGCGCACCGGAAGCGCAGTCGGCCCGCGTCGTGGACTTCGCCGAGGCCAAGCGCCGTCGCAGGCGCAGGTTCACCGCAGGCGCCGGCGTGCTCGCCGCCGCTGCCGCGGTCGCGGGCATCGTGGTCTTCTCCGTCGGTGGCGGACCGTACGAGAACGCCGCTCAGCCGCCGTCGGGCACGTCCAGCGGCAGGCCGCCACTGGCGTTCCAGGGCGAGGTGTCGTTGAGCCCCGCGCAGTTCTCCGAGGCGCTCAACGGCGAGAAGCAGTACGCGGCGGCGCTGGCCGACCCGGCCAAGCTCGTCGGCTGCCTGCAGGCCAACGGCGTGCAGGGGTCCAACCCGCTCGGTGCCCGCGAGGTCACCCTGGACGGGCGTCCCGCGCAGCTGCTGATCCTGTCCTCCGGCGAGATCGGCCGGTTCCGGCTCTTGACGGTCGGCACCGACTGCGGGCCGGGCAACCCGGCCACCCTGTCGGACACCGCCTTCGGCGGCTGATCCCAGTACGTGGGAGGCATTACCGGCCTTCCAAGCGTCGCTGCCAGCGCGGTCCCGGCTGATGCCGGGGCCGCGCTGTGCTGTGCCCAACGGGCCCACCGGCCCGGGAACAGAGCCGCATAGGATCGCGTTCACCCAGTACGCAGGCGCAGACAGGCGCCGCGGGGAGCACGCGACAACGGAAGGGGCACGGTGACTGGCGACGTCCGCAACGTGATCATCGTGGGCTCTGGCCCGGCCGGTTACACCGCTGCGGTGTACGCGGCTCGGGCGGAGCTCGAACCACTGGTCTTCGAGGGCACCCAGTTCGGCGGTGCGCTGATGACGACCACCGAGGTGGAGAACTACCCGGGCTTCCGCGAGGGCATCCAGGGCCCCGACCTGATGGAGCAGATGCGGTCGCAGGCCGAGCGCTTCGGTGCCGAGCTGCGCGCGGAGGACGTCGAGTCGCTGGAGCTGTCGGGCGAGATCAAGACCGTCCACGCCAACGGCCAGACCTACCGCGCCCGCGCCGTCATCCTCGCCATGGGTGCCGCCGCTCGCTACGTCGGGGTGCCGGGTGAGGAGCGCCTGCTCGGCCGCGGTGTCTCGGCGTGTGCGACCTGTGACGGGTTCTTCTTCCGCGAGCACGACATCGCCGTGGTCGGCGGGGGCGACTCGGCGATGGAGGAAGCGACCTTCCTGACCCGCTTCGCCCGCTCGGTGACCATCATCCACCGGCGCGAGGAGTTCCGGGCCTCCCGGATCATGCTGGAGCGCGCACGGGCCAACGACAAGATCAAGTGGATCACCAACACCGTCGTCGACGAGGTCCTCGGCGACGGCTCGGTGTCCGGGCTCAAGCTGCGCGACACGGTGACCGGCGAGACCTCGGAGCTCGGCGTGACCGGCATGTTCGTCGCCATCGGCCACGACCCGCGCAGCGCGCTGGTCCGCGACCAGATCGACGTCGACGACGAGGGGTACGTGCTCGTCCAGCAGCCCAGCACCCACACCAAGCTGCCCGGTGTCTTCGCGGCAGGCGACCTGGTCGACAAGACCTACCGGCAGGCCGTCACCGCCGCGGGCTCCGGCTGCGCGGCGGCCATCGACGCCGAGCGGTGGCTGGCCGAGCAGGAGGCCGTCCCGACCGCCGAGATCGCCTCGGAGTTCGTCGGCGGCGGCTACGCGGCGCAGACCCTCACCACCCCCTGACCTCGCACTCGACCTCAACAAGGG of Saccharopolyspora erythraea contains these proteins:
- a CDS encoding protein kinase family protein, encoding MTSKPTEQVAPERDEFAGSEGSKEQGLTPGSVLDHGRYRLLAKVGTDPRCDAQLWRAKDGVLGRDVALTILVGDRADSEASGNARRTLERAMHASTFNHVGVARVLDVVTQSPGDPQGVLGVVIAEWTHGTDLLDLVAEGPLPPGTAARLLQPLAAAVEAAHHAGLVLGADHPQRIRVTPDGEVRMAFPGPLAKATSSEDVRGLGAALYLLLTGRWALPDGPEDVPKAPVGPDGTIVAPRTLRPTVPLELSTVAVRALGSPDQTGTTGGVRTGAAVLRVLEQHASFDAPTTSVQAPSTSGDTRDNEVWKTEDPKPDQVKRKKLLISVGVLALATLLVVGWLATNLISVFTSADHPSQQGTIISNPGGQPGQPPAPPAAPIAITGGTQYNANGSPDNPNSFRLMYDGDPATDWHTSGYNQQLGPGGISSATGGVLTLERAATPREVVIDSPSGGARVEIHKVEGAPSPSADTLIGSGKLEAGRTPIQIEMTGKTEKILIVFTQLVQGADGRFSSQINEVTVTG
- the sigM gene encoding RNA polymerase sigma factor SigM, whose protein sequence is MSVPVRSDADLIAAHTSGDPHAFSELFRRHRDRLWAVALRTMRDHEEAADALQDAMISAFRNASSFRAESQVTTWLHRIVVNACLDRIRRRQARPTVPLPDTGPAEPAVPRDAMAEQDTRMAVQDALAELPEDQRAAIVLVDVEGYSVSETSAMLGVAEGTIKSRCARGRTKLAKLLGHLRNPSADANVPDGAKAMRRREGR
- the trxB gene encoding thioredoxin-disulfide reductase; protein product: MTGDVRNVIIVGSGPAGYTAAVYAARAELEPLVFEGTQFGGALMTTTEVENYPGFREGIQGPDLMEQMRSQAERFGAELRAEDVESLELSGEIKTVHANGQTYRARAVILAMGAAARYVGVPGEERLLGRGVSACATCDGFFFREHDIAVVGGGDSAMEEATFLTRFARSVTIIHRREEFRASRIMLERARANDKIKWITNTVVDEVLGDGSVSGLKLRDTVTGETSELGVTGMFVAIGHDPRSALVRDQIDVDDEGYVLVQQPSTHTKLPGVFAAGDLVDKTYRQAVTAAGSGCAAAIDAERWLAEQEAVPTAEIASEFVGGGYAAQTLTTP